CTAACCCTCGAGGCTCTGGTGGCATCGGGAGTCGAACGCGGGCAGTGTAACTGCAGAGCCCCGAGTCCTCAACCTGCGCTTTAACGCAGGCTTCCTACTGTCTGTCGGCCTCCCTACATGTTCCTGCTGTGTAGCCTGGAGGCTTTTGTTAAGAATGTGGACtgtcttctgtgaaatgggtacaAAGTAGCACTCATAGGGCCGTTAGTATTATTGTGTGCGTAGTGTGTGCATAAATCTTTTAACAGGGTGCCCCGAGTTTATAGACACTaaagatattttctgtttttgaggTAGTGCTACTTTGGAATAGCTAAAATTGTGCCCTAATCTAGATTTCTGGAAGCCTACGAGACAGTCCCGTGATCtaagacttttttctttattttaatcgCAATCACATGCCTTGGGAATGCTCTGGCTATGAAAGAGGAAGAGGGTGATTCCAGATTTGTGGATGAATAAAGTAAAGAGAATAGGAAGGAAGTTGGGTCTCTCAGGACCTAGAGATGGTGTGTATGGGTCTGAGAGAGCAAGCATGGGTTAGGTGGTGCTTTCAAATTCAGTCTTAAACTTAGAACTCTAGAGACCGTAACAGGACAGAGAGCCTTACAGACGACATAGCCCTGCACCACCATCCTAAAGGTGTGGAAAAGACCCAGAGACCCAGGTAGCTTGAACACATCTTTAACACCAGAGAGGGTATTAACCAGCAGTTTTTCCCTGAGTACCAGTCCTGTCTGTTTCCCCACATTATCTTTGTGTTTGAGGTGGAGGCAGCATGGTGGCCAGAGATGCCCATTGAAGCCTTTGGAGGTGGAACTTGGAAGttctgaggaaaaaataaagcttggggcttccctggtggcgcagtggttgagagtccgcctgccgatgcaggggacacgggttcgtgccccggtccgggaagatcccacatgccacggagcggctgggcccgtgagccatggccgctgagcctgcgcggcggagcctgtgctccgcgacgggagaggccacggcagtgagagcctcgcgtaccgcaaaataaaataaaataaagcttgaGATGATTGTCTAAACCATGTGCAATGAACAAATTTAATATTTCCCTACTTTTTAACAACTTGGTGTGCTTCAAATTATGTGCAGTTATGTTTAGCATTGTTTTTCAGTCTGCAGTTGAGAGTATGCTCATGAATTCAGTACCAATTCtgaatgtgtgcatgtatgtgtcttTTACAGGTTCTGCCCTTTATATACCGGGCCATTGGCTCAAAGCATCTTCCTGCAAGTAATATAAGTTTTGTGCATTTTGATTCACATCCAGACCTCCTTATTCCTGTGAATATGCCAGCTGACACTGTATTTGATAAGGAAACACTTTTCGGgtaaaatgtgatttttgttaATGATCTTTTATGCACCTAAAATACAATTTGCAGTAGATGATAAGCAATTAAGAGAAATAGTCTTTGCTAAGCTCatgagttttgcttttgtttgccttttttattttatttagaacaaGTATGGACAAACTTTTTCTTAAcgaaccagatagtaaatattttaggcttgctggctatatggtctctgttgcaactacttatttttgcctttgtggtGTGAAAGCAGCTGTAAACGCTACATAAACAAGTGTCAGTGGCTGTgttcccataaaactttatttgcaaaaacaggTGGCCCAGCCAAtgtttgccaacctctgcttTAGAATTAGAATTTTAGAAGTCAGAGACTTTAGAAATTACCTAAGCCAGTTCTCTCTTCTTTACCCCTTTAAAAGTCTGGTTACGGAGGCACAAGAAAATGAGTCTTCAACACATAGTTCAATAATTGTATAAGCAATGCATCTTTAATTTGTGTAGCCTTTCTTCCAGTATTTAGTCCCTGCAACCTtccaatttgtttcttttcaggTCACAAATCCTATTGACTTTCAGTTATACAGAATCATAGAGGTGGATGTGAAATTGGTAATTTGTAGTCCATTCTTCAGGAAAGACATACCTAGTGTATCTCTAAATAGTGACTTACTGACCTCTCTTCAGTGATATAGTTCCCTGAAGTCGTGTCACTGTGTCTTATGTACTTGTTACAATGTAGCCTACTcgtataaaatgaaaagttacaTAGCAGTAATTTTCCtgttataatataaaattaaaattaaaatatagatgcTTGTGTGAATTAATTTTAGCCTACTACATTTCTTTTAGTTGACTCTAAAACTAAAACTCAGAGCACTAATTTCTAAAGAAATGTGGTAGCTCTACCATTGTCCGTACTCTCTTTTATATTTagagattttatattttagaaattaaaaagaattatgaAGCAGGTATGACGACTGTACAGTTAGTCATAGAATAAcagtttttaaacatgtttaatcTCAGGATTCCTATGCACCCTTAAAAATTCTTgagttttgggcctccctggtggcgcaagtggttgagagtccgcctgccgatgcaggggatacgggttcgtgccccggtctgggaggatcccatatgccgcggagcggctgggcccgtgagccatggccgctgagcctgcgcgtccggagcctgcgcgtccggagcctgtgctccgcaacgggggaggccacaacagtgagaggcccgcataccgaaaaaaaaaaaaaaaaaaattcttgagtttttttttaatgtgagttaCATTtatttaccatatttgaaattaaaactgagaaatgtttaagatattaattcatttcaaaataatagGACTTTATATGTTAGCATaagatatttttatgaaaaacaaatatattttctaaagcaAAAAAAACTTAGAAGAGTAACAATGTTTAAATTTTACAGATCTCTTTAATATTTGCCTTTATAGAAGATAGCTGGATTCTCGGATTCTGCATTCAGTCCGTTACCATATGTTGTTTTGGTGGAGGTATATGAAGAGTATTTtcatagccttttcagataattgtgaatATTCTTTAATACTGTACCAAAACTTGACAAGTGGTCATTTCTTAAAGCTTAGTTGGAATGTAGAATCCAGCAATTCAGGTTCAAGTCTGAACAACGATGGTTTATGAGTCAGCCTTCCTTTCAAGAAAAATGGTGTTCAGCTTGCAATTCAATTACAACTGCTTTTCCTTGAGACAACCATTGTACTTCAGAATCCATAGCAGAAGTGCTTGCTGTGCACGTCCCATCTTGCCACACAGGTTATTTTAAAACGTATACTCAGGATcaaagtttaataaaattatgaaagaCTTTCTCACGTGAAACTGGATGGGAGTGTGGGACCCTGGTGCTTGGTAGTGATGAATACAGTGACTACTAGTAGAGTTTGGTGCCTTTGCCTTGATTAATCTTAGGACATCAACCACCATTGTGTTGTACTGTCAGTGTAAATGTCAGTACACTGAAAAAGGGGAATAGTGCCTTGGTGTTCTTAGAAAAATTGTTTTGAACTAGTTACACTGAAAAGGTCTCAGGAACCCCTGCAAGGGTCCTTGGACCCCACTTGGAGACGTACTGTCTTAAAATATTGTTCTGAATGAAATTACATTTGGAAAAACCTACTTACCAACAGTTTTCATGCTTCCTCTCTATTTCTTTCCAGAGAATTAAGTATTGAGAATTGGATTATACCTGCAGTTTATGCTGGCCATTTTTCCCATGTAATATGGCTTCATCCCACATGGGCTCAGCAAATCAGAGAGGGCAGACATCATTTTTTAGTAGGCAAAGACACTTCGACCACAACAATCAGGTAATTTCCTCATATTTATGAGTATGAAAGGGATTGAATACTTATTCTATCTGATTTTAGGTCCCTGTAATAACTTACAAGTATCTCTACAAAAAAATGGGGTCAGATTAGCcctcaactcttccaaaaagaGTTCTCGAAACACCAGGAACAAATCTGCAAGTCTCTTGATCTTTTTCACACAtcatttgtattttgttgctagTCAAGTTGGTTTTTGAATAACATGATCTTCCTCCTCTGGAAACCTGGCTCCATTGATGACTAACTCCATTAAATCATTGAAGTACCTTATAGACTTATATATTTAatgataacattttattatttccttccaatGTAACTTTTGTCTGCTGAATTTAACAATTTgcaatgaaaaagcaaaattatctCACTTTGGTTTTTTTGTAAATTCAGTGGCTGAAAAGTAGATTTggggttttaattttattaatatggtgaGCTCTAGATAATTACCTAATCTAAATTAAATAGCAGCATTCTCTGAATTGAGTTACATATGCAATTATTTTTGGTGTATAAGCTATTTAACCAATGTTTTATGTAGCTTGTGATACTGTAATATCTTTAGAAGTATCAGAATGTTCTTGGCTTTCTAAATTCTCTTGTTATGGGATGAATGTTTTAAGCAGTGGAATCATGACTTTCTAGAACCTGAAGGATAGTGGGATGAAATGGTAATACATTGAAAATGAAATACAGTCTATCTCACTGAAaatgatactttttatttctgatttatcCTTAATGATACAATTAACTTTTGTTGTATGTTCTTATCAATTGGACAAGTAACTTTTCTGTGTAtacataaaaattgtatttattgaggatataataacaaataaataggGCTCCACATACAAATATTATACATAATACTGGTTTATATGAAAGAGTGGTAGGGTTTTTATTAAGTACTTTGGTGAGTAGGCCTAATTTAACCTGTAACAGGTTTCTGCaaaatcaaattaattttgaGCAATCTGAAACAGACATTTGATACTCAATGTGTAATGACAATGTTAGGAAGATTTTTATTATCTCATGATTTTAGTTAATCCTGCAAGTAAAAATTTATGGAAAAGACACACATATAGGTATTCAGTCTGAGATGTATGTACGTGTTTGTACAGatgtgaacaaaataaaatgttccttATTAAAGAAGAATACAGATTTAGATTGGGGGATTCAGCCTTTGTCTTTCTTAGGATGGTACAGTTTTTAATAATCTTGGACATTAGTTTTATTGTCATTAACCTTTTCTTAGAAAATTGTATCTTTTTAAACTTAAGGCTGTATCTGCTagaggagggtgggtgggaaaTAAATGTTAACCATTATTTTAATTGGATAGATCCTACCTCTGGAAGAAGCATTTGGTTTTGCTGTTCAAAGTACTTACCAAGGCATAATATAGTTGAAAAGCTAAGAACTTGCTGTTATGTCTAAAATCAGAAATCTACAACTTGTGAAATGCATTCTGCACAtgcacaagatttttttttttttgcggtatgcgggcctttcactgttgtggcctctcctgttaacggagcacaggttccagacgcacaggctcagcggccatggctcacaggcctagccgctccgtggcatgtgggatcttcccagactggggcacgaacccgtgtcccctgcatcggcaggtggactctcaaccactgcgccaccagggaagcccaagatttttttaagttgcctttcatattaaaatattatagttatataaaatttaaagaagcTTTGAAATATGTCAGAGGGagcttctattattattattatagattaTTTCCAGATATAATTTTTCTCTTAAGTGATTTTTTTGGGTAAAGTTCCAGCTGGTATGAGAGAGATCCAAAGCACTGGCTAAACAGGaccatttatttctttctcatgttAGAGTTGACCACACACAGTCCAGGGCCAATGTGACAGCCCTACAGTTTGGAGAACACCAGTGTCTTCTGTCTTGTTGCTTCCCCTACTCTAGAGTATCACCTTTGTCCTCAGAGTCCGAGTGGGGCTTGCCACCACCTTGTTCACATGCCAGtcgatggggaggggagggcgagGCTCTGTACGTTTCTCTTCCACTCTCGGCTTTTGACCAGAATTTAGTCAAATggccacacctagctgcaagATAGACTGTGAAATGTGGTCTTTACTTTGGGCAGTTGTGTGCCCAGCTAAAAATTTGGGGAACCCTATTTCCATAGAAGAACAGGAAGTACAAATATTAGAGACAGCTCTCAGTTTTTGTCAAATATGTCCTTTCTTGTATTTCTGAAATTCTATATGAAATGTCAGCTTATTTGTCCTTtcgtctttaaaatatttttttcctctgatccAGGGTTACAAGTACAGATCATTACTTTCTAAGTGATGGTCTTTATGTAACTGAAGACCAGCTAGAGAACCAAAAACCTTTACAATTGGATGTAATTATGGTGAAACCTTATAAACTCTGTAACAATCAAGAAGAAAATGACGCAGTGTCTTCTGCTAAGAAGCCAAAGCTAGCACTGGAGTACGCAGAGAACACTGCCTCTACTAATGGTGAATCTTGTTCAGAAGGACTGGAAGATGACTCAGTGACACAGAGAAGAGACCAAACTTGTCTACAACCATCATGTTCATGTTCTTCTGAAAGCCAAGGATGCCACACTTCAGTcagcactggagaaatcctggaaaTTTTGGAGAAAGGGGATGCATTTGTTTTAGATATtgacttagattttttttcagtcaagaaTCCCTTCAAAGAAATGTTCACTCAGGtaaatggggtttttttttttttttttttttgatgtggaccatttttgaagtgtttattgaatttgttacagtattacttctattttatgttttggttttttggccacgaggcatgcgggatcttatctcccccaccagggattgaacccttgccccctgcattggaaggcgaagtcccaactgctggactgccagggaagtcccaaatgtgGTATTTTTAAAACGTGGCTCTGGAGAATTGTATGACGCTTCTGTAGATCAGGGATCAGGAAACTTTCGGCAGACAGCTGGATAGTAATTTGTGGGGGACCCCATGTGGTCTCTGTCACATATTCTTCTGTGTTGTTATTATACCCTTTAAAATTGTCAATACTATTCAATTTTTGTATACCCACTGGAGGGATATACAAAAACAGATTGTAGGCCATAGGTTGCTAATCCCTGCTCTAGATAGTattcattattttgcatttattaattGGGGTAGTGTGTACACGGgtggttgaaaaaaataaaatcatatacagttgccccttgaacaacatggaggtTGGGGCACCAGCCCTCCGCACAGTCAAAAATTTGCGTATAACTTTGTACTGGGCCCTTGGTATCCACAGTTCCACATCTGAAGATTGACCCAGCCGTGGATCGTGTAGAACTGTAGTATATATTCACTGAAAAACGCCACAtatggacccatgcagttcaaacccatgatGTTTAAGGGTCAGCTGAAGTACAAAAAGGTGTATACGTTAAAAAGCGTATATGTCACTCTCTTACTCCTTCTCCATTCCCCCAGTTTGTTAGAAACAAATACCATGGCTAGTTTCTTGGTATATCTTTCCAGAGATACTCTGTGTATATACAATCCCATGTGACAAATTTTTCACTGAACATTGAGGTGCCTGATTACACATGATTTGTAGCTAATGATTCAGTCTGTGATCCTTCAGGTACCTCATCAGATCTTAAATGCAAATCACCAGATACTATTAGTATGCACAGATCTGAGGTAGACTATGTGTGCCTTTAAGAAACTGGTAAATTCATGATCCGAGTGAGCATTCCCAGGTGCATTTTATGAGCACATATAACTGCTTACCTTAACATATGGGAGGTTGTTCCAGATTGGTTCTTTTGGGGATTCAAATTAACTGTCTTTTTTCTACCTAAGTTCAGTATTTGATTCATGACAATGATGTTGCACTTTACATTCCTTGTTCTGTGTGCATATCGGAAGCCATTGTGATTTATCTAAATTATCAAAAATCTTTAATAGGTACTGATTAAAAATAGGTGAAATTGGAgaatgtacagttgacccttgaacaacacagaggTGAGGTTAGGGGTGCTGATTCCCTGTGTAGTCAAAAATCCAGGTATAACTTTTGACTCCTCCAAAATTTAACTACTAATAGCCTGCTGTTGACCGGAAGCCTTACTGATAATGTAAACAGTAAATTAACACATACTTGGTATATTATATGTGTTATATACTGTATCCTTAtaataaagtaagctagagagAGGAAAATGTTGAGGACATCATAAGGAAAATACATTGACAGTACTGTACTATATTTATCAATACCATAAGTTTATATCATGTTAATAAGATGAACCTACATCAGTATTGTCTCTTATGATACAAAACACGGTTATACATATTACTAGCACTagatatcaaaaatgaaaagataatgtgacaaagtcatatttatttacagttaTAACGATTTATGCATTGATAATGAGGAAGCAGCAATGTGATTGTGTTACGGTAGCCTAGTGTAATTGACATGATTGCTTCACGGTAGCCTAGCCTGTATGCTAATGAATGAATCGTTATAAAAattttatggcatacagtattacaGTCATACTCATAGTACAGTATTGGAAacattgttatatttttttaaaaaccacttatgTGATAAGATGATATGCAGTTTCTCCAGTTAGGAGAGAGAGGGGCATACTGTAcagtaatgtaattctttgaaagcaaagttgtaAAAGAGTAGGAAAACTAAcccattattaattttatagtaATATCATTCATCTTGTACCTATGTAAGGATAGGTTAGTATCTATGTACATTTCATGCATTCATGGCATACTTAActtgttcttaattttttcaatatttctaggCTATACAGTTGGTCTGCaaattttttcaaattgttgCAGATCTCCAAAAACATTTCCAATATACAGAAAaatatccatgtataagtggacttGTGTAGTTCaagcccatgttgttcaagggtcaactgtagtgtAATCTGGAGCAAGAATGGAGGAACTAGAGTGCTCTCCCAGCTTGCAATAAGGGGGAAAAATTGCCCTCTGCTTCTTTCCTGCTATTGGATATGGACCAGTGACTATAACTACCAGCGTTCAGCATTATGAAATGACcttagaaatatttagaaaacatgAGAATGGGCATACCTGGAAGCTAAAAAACCTGACTTCATGAATTTATCCTACAAATAGACTCACCAAATACTTGTAATAGGAATTTCTAAAAGGTTACATAAGAAACTTAATGACAGTTAATCCTTTTCCTGTGCTCTAAGGAAACCTGAGAAAGTGGGGATATTGTTTCCTTTATATCCTTTGGTTCTGTAGAACTTTTTGAAAATAGCATGTATTATACCTTATAGTTtaatagctatttttttaaaaaacatgttcagggcttccctggtggcgcagtggttgagagtccgcctgccgatgcaggggacacaggttcatgccccggtccgggaagatcccacatgctgcagagcggctgggcctgcgcgtccggagcctgtgctccacaacaggagaggccacaacagtgagaggcccgcgtaccgcaaaaaaaataaataaataaaaattaaaattaaaaaacatgttCAGAAGTCAGGAAGAGTTAAGTTCTATTTGTTACTTCTGCTTattagctgtatgatcttgggaaagttacttaacctttcagaCCCACAGTTTCTTCAAgtataaaatcaaaataataatcataCCCAGCTCACAGGATTGTTATGATGAGGATAGTGCACAGCTTTGTGCTTAAGGAATTTTAAGTCTTGTGTGTAACCCCTTCCTGACAATGCTCCTAAATAGGATTATTGGGGCCAGATATACCTACCTATAGTGGGGCTGCCTGGCTGTGCTGAATAAGGGGAGACATTCTCCTGCAAAATCCTTCCATTGCATCTGCCTCCAGGATTGCCTTTGTACTCCAGAGCTCTCTTCTGTGGCTAGGGAAAGGGCTGCAAAGTGAACGTGGAgagttttgttattgttgtaacTAAGATATGTATACTTCCCATAAATAGCGAAAATCTGTTCAGATCCTAGGATGTGATTTATAGAGTAGAatattattagaaatattttcatctcATTACCTGTTAGCCATTAAGTCTTCTTCCATAGCTATTTTTTTACCCATTCTTGTCATGCCCAGATAGATAGAGTTACCCTAAAGAAGTGATAATATTTACAATGAAATATGAATTATACATATTCCCTGATTTTCTTTGACTAACCTTTAAATGATTATCTAAGATGTTCTTGTATCACagccattttttatttaaagcatATCATtgaaaaattaatcttttttctggtatatggattttttgttttgttttccaggaGGAGTACAAAATCTTACAagagctgtaccaatttataaaGCCTGATACCAACCTGACAGAGGTAtcctccatttgttttttttgtgtttgtctatTTATCACATATCTAATAATATCTTACGTGATGTTGGAGTACTCGCACACAACTGTCCAAAATCTTGGTGTGTGTTTCTTGGGAAAGCCCATGGTTAGTACttgaaaaattatgttttaactAATTGAATCAAATTTTCATTGTAATGGGATTACACTTGTTTTTTTGAAAGAGAAACTATATAATCTCGGCTTTTCAATGTGTTTAAAGGAAGATTTGGTAGATTGTGTTGATACTCGAATTCATCAGTTAGAAGATTTAGAAGCTGCTTTTGCTGATTtgtgtgatggtgatgatgaagaAACTGTACAGAAATGGGCTTCAAATCCTAGGTAAGaccctcaaattttttttttctccaactcTACTGTATTTAATCCTAGATGTATTGCTAAATTTCCTAGATAAATTGCTTTTGAAAAATTAGTatcttcctgggacttccctggtggcgcagtggttaagactctgcgctcccaatgcagggaacccaggttcgatccctggtcagggaactagatccgacATGCGTGCCGCaaccaagagtttgcatgccacaactaaggagtcggCGAGCCGcagctaaggagcccgcctgccacaactaagacctggtgcaaccaaataaataaataaatattttaaaaaaaattagggcttccctggtggtgcagtggttgagagtctgcctgccagtgcaggggatgcgggttcatgccccggtccgggaagatcccacatgctgcggagcggctgggcccatgagccatggccgctgagcctgcgcatccggagcctgtgctccgcaacgggagaggccacaacagtgagaggcccgcataccgcaaaacaaacaaacaaacaaacaaaaaattagtaTCTTCTTTTGCTATGTgtattacctattttaaatattcagtgcaattttcacttaaaaataaaatgttcagaaaCATCCCTGAAATATAAGTATCGTAAAACTTTATTGTCACTAAGGAAAGCAGTGGTATGGAAGAATAAACCATAGTAGTATTAATCATATCAGTAAATACTGATCAGGCACTTTAACATAAGTTAATGCTTTTCCTCTTCAGTATAGGGCGCTAGATCTAAAAATGATTCCCTCCTTTTTGAAATTATGATGGAAGATGGAGATATAGAAATAAGTCACAGAACATGATTCTTCCCAGGAATATTGAAGAGTACCTACTATTTTGTGATTTTGTGAAGTCTTAAGCcaagtttaaaattaaatgaaacaaaacaaacaaaatagccTGACAACTTTAGAATCCTGAATCTAGCCACCTTCCACTGAAACCCACCTGCCTACTGAGCACACTTAGCTCTTCACCACCTGCAGGCAGTTCTGTCACAGCCTTGAAGAAACAATAAGGCTACAACAGTGGTGAGTTTTAACTGTGACTggaattggaggaaaaaaataacacaaaggaGAAGTGAGTCAGACAGCAAGAACGTCTCCCCAAACTTACCATGCCCCTAAAGGGTCAGACCCTCAGCATGAAGGAGTCTTCAGTATTCCTAAGGAAATAGAAGAGGTGGGTGATTAGGGTCCAGAAGCCCAGAAAGTGTCATTaataaaaagggagaagtaaTAGGGTAAGTGGGTAGACAGGCCTCCATGCCttccttttgtctttattttttccctcacaGCAGATGAGTGGGTATTGGTAGAGGTGGCATTAAAATACTAGAAACACCAATTAATCAGGGCTTCCAAAGAGTTCCATCTATATTAAATAACTTAAAAGCACCATTGTTATTATatcagacagtataaaac
This window of the Mesoplodon densirostris isolate mMesDen1 chromosome 3, mMesDen1 primary haplotype, whole genome shotgun sequence genome carries:
- the C3H5orf22 gene encoding UPF0489 protein C5orf22 homolog — translated: MSEFTGECARLRRYHELPVWVVEDHQEVLPFIYRAIGSKHLPASNISFVHFDSHPDLLIPVNMPADTVFDKETLFGELSIENWIIPAVYAGHFSHVIWLHPTWAQQIREGRHHFLVGKDTSTTTIRVTSTDHYFLSDGLYVTEDQLENQKPLQLDVIMVKPYKLCNNQEENDAVSSAKKPKLALEYAENTASTNGESCSEGLEDDSVTQRRDQTCLQPSCSCSSESQGCHTSVSTGEILEILEKGDAFVLDIDLDFFSVKNPFKEMFTQEEYKILQELYQFIKPDTNLTEEDLVDCVDTRIHQLEDLEAAFADLCDGDDEETVQKWASNPRMESLVPLVQSLKKRMEAPDYEMVHQAGLTCDYSELPHHISTEQEIECLIQSVYYVLKNLPKPTVVTIARSSLDDYCPSEQVDTIQEKVISVLRSLYGTLDVHLVYSAESTSS